The Afipia massiliensis genome has a segment encoding these proteins:
- a CDS encoding ABC transporter substrate-binding protein has protein sequence MKTTSIATTLLLTVSLLTSTAARAADDTIKIGILNDQAGPFADNGGRGSVAAARLAAEDFGNQVLGKKIEIISADHQNKPDIASATARKWFDSEGVDVIADGAASSAGFAILEIARQKNKIFLISGPGSSDFTGKACSPVSFHFNYDTYALSRMTSEAVTKAGGTSWFFISADYAFGHALQRDATKFIEAAGGKVIGSAAHPLGTADFASFLLQAQASKAKVVGLATSGADVQTAIKQAGEFGTVERGQSLAGLLVFITDVNALGLKVTQGLQVTTSFYWDMNESTRAWSKRYFAAMEGRVPSMVQAGVYSGVHHYLAAVKAAGTKDPTVVAAKMREMKVNDMYNKDVTIRPDGRVLHTMHLVQVKKPEESKYKYDYYKILTSQPGESVFRPLSEGNCPLVKS, from the coding sequence ATGAAAACAACATCGATTGCTACAACACTTCTGCTCACCGTCTCATTGCTGACGTCGACCGCCGCGCGTGCCGCGGACGACACGATCAAGATCGGCATTCTCAACGATCAGGCGGGTCCCTTCGCCGACAATGGCGGGCGCGGGTCGGTTGCGGCAGCGCGGCTGGCTGCGGAGGATTTCGGCAATCAGGTTCTCGGCAAGAAAATCGAGATCATTAGCGCCGACCACCAGAACAAGCCGGACATCGCGTCCGCCACGGCCCGCAAATGGTTCGACAGCGAGGGCGTCGATGTGATTGCCGACGGTGCGGCGTCGTCCGCCGGTTTTGCAATCCTCGAGATCGCCCGTCAGAAGAACAAGATCTTCCTCATCAGCGGGCCGGGATCGTCCGATTTCACCGGGAAGGCCTGCTCGCCGGTCAGCTTTCATTTCAACTACGATACCTACGCGCTGTCGCGGATGACCAGTGAGGCCGTCACCAAGGCCGGCGGTACCAGCTGGTTCTTTATCTCGGCGGACTACGCATTCGGTCATGCGCTTCAGCGCGACGCGACCAAGTTCATCGAAGCTGCGGGCGGCAAGGTCATCGGCTCCGCCGCGCATCCGCTCGGAACAGCGGATTTTGCTTCGTTCCTGCTGCAGGCGCAGGCGTCCAAGGCCAAGGTGGTCGGATTGGCAACGTCCGGCGCGGATGTCCAGACCGCCATCAAGCAGGCAGGCGAGTTCGGTACCGTCGAACGCGGTCAAAGTCTCGCCGGTCTCCTTGTGTTCATCACCGACGTCAACGCGCTGGGGCTGAAGGTGACCCAGGGTCTGCAGGTCACGACGTCGTTCTACTGGGACATGAACGAGAGCACGCGCGCCTGGTCGAAGCGCTATTTCGCGGCGATGGAAGGCCGCGTGCCGAGCATGGTTCAGGCCGGTGTCTACAGCGGCGTTCATCACTACCTTGCGGCGGTCAAGGCAGCGGGGACGAAAGACCCTACCGTCGTCGCGGCCAAGATGCGCGAGATGAAGGTCAACGACATGTACAACAAGGATGTGACGATCAGGCCGGACGGGCGCGTGCTGCACACGATGCACCTTGTGCAGGTCAAGAAGCCTGAGGAGTCGAAGTACAAGTATGACTACTACAAGATCCTGACGTCGCAGCCCGGCGAAAGCGTGTTTCGTCCGCTCAGCGAAGGCAACTGTCCGCTGGTCAAGTCCTAA
- a CDS encoding NAD(P)-dependent oxidoreductase, with amino-acid sequence MLKQELRMSGAIGFVGLGVMGEPICRNLLRKSGKSLVVYDLAPEPLARLGEEGAAIAASVADVVSRCDVLFLCLPSAKHVRAAFEGDAGILQTIKPNQIVVDLGTSSVELTRDFARRLEGKDASWIDAPIARTRQAAQDGTLSVMVGASPQLFETVVPLIRCFATEVTLCGGTGAGQVTKILNNMVLFQTVNALAEAVAIARHSGVEPKLLLETLSKGSADSFALRNHGLKAIVPDDFPLRAFSTEYALKDMSYALELASQGGLRPRGAALVGEILQEAIECGLGDAYFPVIAKIADRPGSSNKD; translated from the coding sequence ATGTTGAAGCAGGAGTTACGTATGTCGGGTGCTATCGGCTTTGTCGGCCTCGGAGTGATGGGAGAGCCGATCTGCCGCAATCTTCTTCGCAAGAGCGGGAAATCGCTTGTTGTCTATGACCTCGCGCCGGAGCCGCTGGCGCGGCTCGGTGAGGAGGGGGCTGCGATTGCAGCCTCGGTCGCCGACGTCGTGTCGCGTTGCGATGTCCTGTTTCTGTGCCTGCCCAGCGCCAAACACGTGCGCGCTGCCTTTGAAGGCGACGCGGGAATTCTGCAAACCATCAAGCCCAACCAGATCGTGGTTGATCTCGGCACCTCGTCGGTCGAGCTCACGCGCGATTTCGCGCGCCGGCTCGAAGGCAAGGACGCATCGTGGATTGATGCGCCGATCGCGCGAACGCGTCAGGCGGCGCAGGATGGCACCCTGAGCGTCATGGTCGGCGCGTCGCCGCAACTGTTCGAAACGGTTGTACCGCTGATCCGGTGTTTCGCCACCGAGGTAACGTTGTGCGGCGGCACCGGCGCCGGACAGGTGACCAAGATTCTCAACAACATGGTACTGTTCCAGACGGTCAATGCGCTCGCCGAAGCCGTTGCGATCGCCAGGCACAGCGGCGTCGAACCGAAACTGCTGCTGGAAACCTTGTCGAAGGGATCGGCGGACAGCTTCGCGCTTCGCAATCATGGCCTGAAAGCCATCGTGCCGGATGACTTTCCGCTGCGCGCGTTCTCGACCGAGTATGCGCTGAAGGATATGTCCTATGCGCTCGAGCTTGCGTCGCAGGGCGGGCTTCGGCCGCGGGGCGCGGCTCTGGTTGGCGAGATTCTTCAGGAAGCCATCGAATGCGGACTGGGGGATGCATATTTCCCTGTGATCGCTAAAATTGCCGACCGGCCCGGATCGTCCAACAAGGATTAA
- a CDS encoding IclR family transcriptional regulator codes for MSSPGVAAVNRALTILSAFEGETEAMTLAALARRTGLYKSTLLRLMTSLQEFGYLGQLPDGRYHLGPTPFRLGAVYQRTNKLHDHVMPVLRHLVVAGTESPSFHVRHDAKSRLCVFRVDSQHSTLDRVEAGALLPLDRGAAGKVILAFGGESGEAFDRIRAEFIAASFGERDPDCAGIACPVFGPDGALAGALSVSGPKPRFTRDSSRRMSDLLLESALHLTRVLGGRNDAMTRVVDVRKKKMLRTA; via the coding sequence ATGTCGTCTCCTGGCGTTGCTGCCGTGAATCGTGCGTTGACCATTCTTTCCGCGTTCGAGGGAGAGACCGAGGCGATGACCCTTGCCGCGCTCGCCCGCCGCACTGGATTGTACAAAAGCACGCTGTTGAGATTGATGACCTCGCTTCAGGAATTCGGCTACCTCGGCCAGCTTCCTGACGGGCGTTATCATCTCGGGCCGACACCGTTTCGTCTGGGGGCCGTCTACCAGCGCACGAACAAGCTGCATGATCATGTGATGCCGGTGCTGCGCCATCTCGTTGTTGCAGGAACCGAGAGCCCGTCATTCCACGTCCGGCACGATGCGAAATCCCGGCTGTGTGTGTTTCGGGTCGATTCGCAGCATTCGACGCTGGATCGCGTCGAGGCCGGCGCACTGTTGCCGCTGGATCGCGGCGCCGCGGGCAAGGTGATTCTGGCCTTTGGCGGCGAAAGCGGCGAGGCGTTCGATCGGATTCGCGCCGAGTTCATCGCGGCCTCTTTCGGGGAGCGTGATCCTGATTGCGCCGGCATCGCCTGTCCGGTGTTCGGACCGGACGGCGCACTGGCCGGGGCGCTGTCTGTCTCCGGGCCGAAGCCGCGATTCACCCGGGATAGCTCCCGGCGCATGTCCGATCTTCTGCTGGAGAGTGCGCTGCACCTGACCCGTGTGCTGGGAGGGCGCAACGACGCGATGACCAGGGTTGTCGATGTGCGAAAGAAGAAGATGCTGCGAACGGCCTGA
- a CDS encoding patatin-like phospholipase family protein gives MHGKDGHTGTKTAFVFAGGGSFGAIQVGMMQALAAHGVTADLVVGSSVGAMNGAYYAGSPTLDGVKKLADIWRGLTRHDVFPVSLYSFASFLWRRDFLISHDGVRKLIEDHLPYKKLEEAAVPIHIVTTDIVSGETVVLSEGSAAEAIVASTAIPGAFAPVKYKDRFLADGAISSNTPIRVAIQKGAQRLIIMPTGFACAGQDPPVGAVATALHALTLLIARQMTTELEYLERTVEYCVVPPLCPLVGSPYDFTRTDDHIARAIKNTETWIADGGLEKDGIPGEMRPHQH, from the coding sequence ATGCACGGTAAAGACGGTCATACCGGAACAAAGACAGCGTTCGTTTTCGCAGGCGGCGGAAGTTTTGGTGCGATTCAAGTCGGAATGATGCAGGCCCTCGCGGCCCATGGCGTCACAGCCGACCTTGTGGTCGGATCGAGCGTAGGGGCGATGAACGGCGCCTACTATGCCGGCTCACCGACGCTGGACGGCGTCAAGAAACTGGCGGACATCTGGCGCGGGCTGACACGGCACGATGTGTTTCCGGTGTCGCTGTATTCGTTCGCATCGTTCTTGTGGCGGCGGGATTTTCTGATCTCGCACGACGGCGTTCGCAAGTTGATCGAGGATCATCTTCCGTACAAAAAACTGGAAGAGGCCGCCGTTCCGATTCATATCGTCACAACTGATATCGTGTCCGGCGAGACCGTGGTGCTTTCCGAAGGGTCCGCGGCCGAAGCCATCGTGGCCAGCACGGCGATCCCGGGCGCCTTCGCGCCGGTCAAATACAAGGATCGCTTTCTGGCCGACGGGGCGATCTCCAGCAACACGCCGATCCGCGTCGCGATCCAGAAGGGCGCGCAGCGGCTCATCATTATGCCGACCGGTTTCGCCTGCGCGGGGCAGGACCCGCCGGTGGGGGCTGTCGCAACGGCACTTCATGCCCTGACGCTGCTGATCGCGCGGCAGATGACCACCGAGCTGGAGTATCTTGAGCGGACCGTTGAATATTGTGTGGTGCCGCCGCTGTGTCCGCTGGTCGGATCGCCCTATGACTTCACCCGCACAGACGACCACATCGCGCGGGCCATCAAGAACACCGAGACATGGATCGCCGATGGCGGCCTTGAGAAGGATGGCATCCCCGGCGAGATGCGCCCGCACCAGCACTGA
- a CDS encoding FMN-binding glutamate synthase family protein — MQNLTLLLSPRFIILTLCICITALLVCAAVYYDFKHIFLFAIPITIFGSLSVLGIHDMLQKSHAVLRNYPISAHIRFLLEEIRPEMRQYFFESEKDGKPFSRDTRAVVYQRAKMVLDKRPFGTQEDVYAQGYEWMNHSVSPKPLADAPFRVMIGGPDCTKPYSASVFNISAMSFGALSPNAVRALNAGAKKGNFAHDTGEGGVSPYHRENGGDLIWEIGSGYFGCRNPDGTFNPELFAKVASDDQIKMVELKVSQGAKPGHGGVLPAAKVSEEISRIRGVAVGEDCISPAYHKAFSTPIEMMQFIAEMRRLSGGKPVGFKLCIGHRWEFLAICKAMVKTGIYPDFIVVDGNEGGTGAAPAEFMDHLGMPMREGVSFVHNALIGINARDRIRIGAAGKIATGFDVARAMALGADWCNSARGFMFALGCIQSLSCHTDRCPTGVTTQDPSRNRALVVPDKTMRVYNYHRATLHALAELIAASGLSHPQEIRPIHFSHRLSGTEVLSFARLYPQIRPGELLEGHVENPRFHAWAFAQAESFAPVAAAAPPAAVVTPVAARG, encoded by the coding sequence ATGCAAAATTTGACGCTGCTGTTATCGCCTCGTTTCATCATACTGACGCTTTGCATTTGCATCACCGCGCTTCTGGTCTGCGCCGCGGTCTACTACGATTTCAAACACATTTTTCTCTTTGCGATTCCGATCACGATTTTCGGCTCGCTGTCGGTGCTTGGTATTCACGACATGCTCCAGAAGAGCCACGCCGTTCTGCGCAACTATCCGATCTCCGCGCATATCCGCTTTCTGCTGGAGGAAATCCGGCCCGAGATGCGGCAATACTTCTTCGAAAGCGAAAAAGACGGCAAGCCGTTCAGCCGCGATACGCGCGCAGTGGTCTACCAGCGCGCGAAGATGGTACTCGACAAGCGCCCGTTCGGCACCCAGGAAGATGTCTATGCGCAAGGCTACGAATGGATGAATCATTCGGTCTCGCCGAAGCCGCTGGCCGACGCACCTTTTCGCGTCATGATCGGCGGACCGGACTGCACCAAGCCGTATTCCGCCTCGGTGTTCAACATTTCCGCCATGAGTTTCGGCGCGCTCAGCCCCAACGCCGTGCGGGCGCTCAATGCCGGCGCGAAAAAAGGAAATTTCGCGCATGACACCGGCGAGGGCGGTGTCAGCCCCTATCACCGCGAAAACGGCGGCGATCTGATCTGGGAAATCGGATCGGGATATTTTGGCTGCCGCAATCCCGACGGAACGTTTAATCCTGAACTTTTCGCGAAGGTTGCGAGCGACGATCAGATCAAGATGGTTGAACTGAAAGTCAGCCAGGGCGCGAAGCCGGGCCACGGCGGCGTGCTGCCGGCCGCGAAGGTGTCCGAGGAGATTTCACGCATTCGCGGCGTCGCAGTGGGCGAGGATTGCATTTCGCCGGCCTATCACAAGGCGTTTTCAACTCCGATCGAAATGATGCAGTTCATCGCCGAGATGCGCCGGCTGTCGGGCGGCAAGCCGGTGGGCTTCAAGCTCTGCATCGGCCATCGCTGGGAGTTCCTTGCGATCTGCAAGGCGATGGTCAAGACCGGGATCTATCCGGACTTCATTGTGGTCGACGGCAATGAAGGCGGCACCGGCGCGGCTCCCGCTGAGTTCATGGACCACCTTGGCATGCCGATGCGCGAGGGCGTCAGTTTCGTCCACAACGCCTTGATCGGGATTAATGCGCGAGATCGCATCCGGATCGGCGCAGCCGGCAAGATCGCGACGGGATTCGACGTGGCGCGCGCCATGGCGCTCGGCGCGGACTGGTGCAATTCGGCGCGGGGCTTCATGTTCGCTTTGGGTTGCATTCAATCGCTGAGTTGTCACACCGATCGCTGCCCGACCGGCGTGACGACGCAGGATCCGTCACGTAACCGTGCTCTGGTGGTGCCGGACAAGACCATGCGCGTTTACAATTATCACCGCGCGACCCTGCACGCGCTGGCGGAATTGATCGCGGCATCCGGTCTTAGCCATCCGCAGGAGATCCGGCCGATCCACTTCTCGCATCGCCTCTCGGGGACGGAGGTGCTGTCGTTTGCGCGGCTTTATCCGCAAATTCGTCCCGGCGAACTGCTGGAAGGTCACGTCGAGAACCCGCGCTTCCATGCCTGGGCATTCGCGCAGGCAGAGTCCTTTGCGCCGGTTGCCGCTGCGGCGCCTCCCGCGGCAGTTGTCACGCCGGTCGCGGCGCGCGGATGA